A region of the Jaculus jaculus isolate mJacJac1 chromosome 10, mJacJac1.mat.Y.cur, whole genome shotgun sequence genome:
CTACTCTCAGAGCACACCAAAAAAACCTCTCACTATCATCATAGTAAGCCTGACGGGCACGCTCACACCACCCTCAAAACACAACACACAGCCTCTCAGTAGCTTCAAAGGAAGTCTGACGGACACCCTCACACTACCCCCAGAACACACCACACAGCCTATCACTAGCTTCACAGGAAGCCCGACCAACACACTCACACCACCATCAGAACACACCACACAGCCTCTCACCAGCATTACAGTAAGCCTGACCGACACCTTCACACCACCCTCAGAGTTCACCATACAGCCTCTCACAAGCACCACAGGCTGCCTGACCAACACCCTCACACTACCCTCAGAGCACACCACACAGCCTCTCACAAGCTCCACAGGAAACCTGACTGGCACGCTCACACTAACCTCAGAACATACCACACAGTCTCTTACGAGCACCATAGGAAGCCTGACCAACACATTCACACTGCCCTCAGAGGACACCACACAGCCTCTCACAAGTACCACAGGAAGCCTGACCAACACGCTCACAACACCCTCAAAACACAACACACAGCCTCTCACTAGCATCACAGGAAGTCTTACCGACACATTCATACTACCTCAGAACATACCACACAGCCTCTCACTAGCATCACAAGCATTCAGACCGACACCCTCACACCCACCCTCAGAATATACCAAACAGCCACTTACTAGCTTGACAGGACGTCTCAGAGACATGCTCACACTACCCTCAGAGCACACCACACAGCCTCTCACCAGCATTACAGGAAGCCTGAGCGACATGCTCACACTACCCTCAGAACACACCACACAGTTTCTCAGGAAATCTGGCCAACATCCTCACACTTCGCTCAGAAACACCACACAGCCTCTCATTCGATTCATAGTAACTCTGTACAAAACCCTTACACACACCCTCAGAACAAACCACACAGCCTCACACTAGCATCACAGGAAGTCTGACCAACACTGTCACACTACCCTTAGAACAAACCACACAGCCCCTCACTATCATCACAGGAAGTCTCAGAGACACACTCACACTACCCTCAAAGCACACCACACAGCCTCTCACAAGCACCACAGGAAGCCTAACCGACACCCTCACACTACCCTCAGAACACACCACACAGCCTCTCACTACCTTCACAACAAGTCTGACCGacaccctaactctaccctcaGACCACAGCACACAGCCTCTCAGTAGCATCAAAGGAAGTCAGACCAACACCCTCACTCTACCCTTAGAACATACCACATAGCATCTCACTAGCATCACAGCATGTTGGACCGACACGCTCACACTACTCTCAGAGCACACCAAAAAACCTCTATTATCACAGGAAGCCTGACCAACACCCTCACACTACCCTCACAGACTCACACAACCCTCAAAACACAACACACAGCCTCTCAGGAGCACCACAGGAAGCCTGACAGACACACTCACACAACCCTCAAAACACAACACACAGCCTCTCAGTAGCATCACAGGAAGTCTTACCAACACATTCATACTACCTCAGAACATACCACACAGCCTCTCACTAGCATCTCAGGAAGTCTGACCAACACTCTCACACCCACCCTCACAACACACCAAACAGCCACTCACTAGCTTCACAGGAAGTCTGTACGACACCTTCACACACACCCTCATAACACACCACACAGCCTCTGACTAGCATCACAGCAAGACTGACCGACATCCTCACACTACACTCAGAACACACCACACAGCCGCTCACAAGCACCACAGGAAACCTGACCGACACCCTCACACTACCCTCAGAACACACCACACAGCCAATCACTAGCTTCACAGGAAGCCCGACCAACACGTTCACATAACCATCAGAACACACTACACAGCCTCTCACTAGCACGACAGGAAGTCTGACCGACAGCCTCACTCTACCTTCAGAACACACCACACAGCTTCTCACCAGCATCACAGGATGTTTGACCGACACGCTCACACTACCCTAAGAGCACACCACACAGCCTTTCACTAGCATCACAGGATGTCTCACTGACACCACACACAGCCCTCAGAACACACCACACAACCTCTCACAAGCACCACAGGAATTCTGACTGACACTTTCACACGACCCTGAGAGCACACCACACAGCCTCTCACAAGCATCACAGGAAGTCTGACCGACGCCCTCACTCTACCCTCACAACATACCACACAACCACTCACTAGCTTCACTGGAAATCTTCACTGGAAGTCAGAACACACAACCCAGCCTCTCAGTAGCTTCACAGGAAGTCTGACCAACAACCTCACACTACCCATAGAGCACACCACACAGCCTCTTACCAGCATAACAGGAGGCCTGACCGACACCCTCACACTACCCTCAGAGCACACCATACAGCCTCTCACAAGCACCACAGGAAGACTGACTGACACGCTCACACTACCCTCAGAACACAAAACACAGCCTCTCAGGAGCATCACAAGAATTATTACTGACACCCTCATACTACCTCAGAACACACCACACAGCCTATCACTAGCTTCACATGAAGCCTGACCAACATGCTTACACCACCATCAGAACACAGCACACAGCCTCTCCCTAGCATGACAGGAAGCCTGACCGACATCCTCACACCCATCCTCAGAACACACCAAACAGCTACTCACTAGCTTCACAGGAAGTCTAACCAACACGCTCACACTACCCTCAGAGCACACCACACAGCTTCTCACTGGCTTCTCAGGAACTCTGTATGacaccctcacacacaccctCAGAACACACCACACAGCCTCTCACTAGATTCACAGGAAGTCTCAGAGACACGCTCACACTATCCTCAGAGAATACCACACAGCCTCTCACCAGCATTACAAGAAGCCTGACTGGCACACTCACACTACCCTCAGAGCACAGCAAAAAGCCTCTCACAAGAACCACAGGAAGTCTGATCGACACCCTCACTATACCCTCCGAGCACACCACACAGCCTCTCACAAGCACCACAGGAAGCCTGACCGACATGCTCACACTACCTTAAGAGCACACCACATAGCCTCCCACCAGCATGACAGGAAGCCTCACCAAAACCCTCACACTACCCTCAGAACATACCACACAGCCTCTCACTACCTTCACAGGAAGTCTGACACCCTCACAAGACCCTCAGAGCACACCACACAGCCTCTCACAAGCACCACAGGAAGCCTGACTGACTCCCTCACACTACCCTCAGAACACAACACACAGCCTCTCACAAGCACAACAAGAAGCCTGACTGATACCCTCACACCACCCTCAGAGGACACTGCACAGCTTCTCACTATCTTCACAGGAAGTCTGACCGACATGCTCACACTATCCTCAGAACACACAGCACAGCCTCTCACTAGTCTCACAGGAAGCCTGACTGACACCCTCACACTCATCCTCAGAACACACAGCAGAGCTTCTCACTAGCATCACGGAAGCTTGACCGATACCCTCACACTACCCTCAGAACACACAGCACAGCCTCTCACTAGCATCACAGGAACCTGACCGACACCCTCACACTCACCCTCAGAACACACCACACAGCCTCTCACAAGCATCACACAGTCCATGTCACTGACAGACCTATGGCCCCAAACAAGCACTGCATGACAAAGTCCTAGTCTTCCCTATCAAAACTCCTTCTGCACTCCGGGTCATGTTGCGGGTAACAAAAGGAAGCATGATGTGGTAACAGGCAAGCCACTTACTCCACAGTATCGATCATCATTAAATATCTGAGGAGGAAGAGGGTTGCCTTGTGCAGGTTTCTTCTCTGGGGGGATGTTTCTGTACATCCATTGCCTCTGTTCTTCTGACATTGTGATGTCCACCTCCTGGAACTCTATCTTGTTGGCTTCCAGAAATCTAACCACGTCCTGCTGTTTCTTCTTGATCTGGagagaagataaagaaataaggggAAATGTTCACCTGAAATCAAGTATGTATTTCCATGCTATACTAGGATAGACTCTCATTATCACCTGTCAGGCACACAGGCATACTCAGGAGCACATGATCTCTGTCCTTAATGTCCAAAATGCTGAGGCTCAACCCTAACTGCCCATGAGGACAATGAGGTGAAAGATCCATTAGCCTTCCATAAGCCACCGCCAGCCCCAGCCCTGCACGAAGTTGACATTCTCGGTCAGGAGCACTCTCCCTGCCCAGATCTACAAAAGCCATGACGCTGACATTTCAGTGACTGGTAAGGGCGGCAGCATTTTCATTTCCCTCAGTAGCCTCTATCAGATATTCCACAGCTATAACCATCATGAAAGACTCCTTTTATCAGCCCACAAGAGGAAAAATGTTCACTTCTGAGGTGAGTAAACCAGGAGCTCCCTCTTACTGAACTGTCTTAGTCCTTCTCATTGGGCCCATCCTCCACGTTTCCCTCTTCAGTCACTAGGCGTCAGGTGTACTCCTCGAGAGCCACAGAAGCATCCACAGTTCTTTCAGATGTTACCTTCCTTCTTAACTTAATGGGATCCATTAACTATTTACCATTTACTATTATCCATTTACATGGGGTAGCAATGTGCAGTGTCTTAAACACAGCATGTGACATATAAGAAATCAAGTTTGCCTTTTCTATGTGATTATGGAGAATCTACATCAAAAAAACCCTTAATGTAATTCAGTTTTATAATGCTCACAGAGAAATCATTTTAAGAGATGAAGCATCTACAAAGACCTTTAAGCATAGAAGATAAAATgcttgaagaaaaaaaaccttttacTTACTAATGATTTCCCCTACCCTAACCCCAACCTCTCCCTAAGAGATCACCAATGATGCATGTGAAAGTCCAGTGACATGCTATGAGCAAGAGCTTCGGACCACAGGGTTGAAATCCATGACTGACAAGATAGCGTGATGTATCACAAAGAGGGAGGTAGCGACATAGAACATCTTTACAGCCAATGATATTGTTAAGATGTGAGAATTACTGTGTTTAAAGCCCAAGAGATAATGTCATCTTAATTTCATGAATGAAGTAATTTCTCATTTCTGTAAAAGGCAAGGCTTTTCCTTCATTGATCAATGTAGCTGTGTTATTTTGAAACTTCAATCTGAAAAACATCATCTCCCCTTGAAACCTTGGAAGGTACTTTAGTCTTTTCTGTCTTAAAGATAGGAAAAGGAGGCAAAAGTGGCTACCTGTTTCGATCAAGGTCCAACTGCCAGCCAATGTGCACTGTTGTGCAAGTTTTCCATCCATGCCTTTGAGCCTTCCTTATGGCCTCTCACAGCCTTGGAGAAAACAATACGTCTAA
Encoded here:
- the Sh3bgrl2 gene encoding SH3 domain-binding glutamic acid-rich-like protein 2, with the translated sequence MVVRVFVASSSGSVAIKKKQQDVVRFLEANKIEFQEVDITMSEEQRQWMYRNIPPEKKPAQGNPLPPQIFNDDRYCGDYDSFFESKESNTVFSFLGLKPRLASKTEP